One genomic region from Quercus robur chromosome 4, dhQueRobu3.1, whole genome shotgun sequence encodes:
- the LOC126721809 gene encoding uncharacterized protein LOC126721809: MCQPTQLTRDRTQQRPTATHAAANLQNPYEFCRKFGETLIKQAQLLKRDGNSYFKKDRIGVAIDTYTEAITLCPNVPMYLMNRALCHRKRNCCSQAPFFYFLARFEGSYAKSW; the protein is encoded by the exons ATGTGCCAACCCACCCAACTCACTAGAGATCGAACTCAACAGAGACCAACTGCTACTCACGCCGCCGCCAATCTCCA AAACCCGTATGAGTTTTGTAGAAAATTTGGAGAAACATTAATCAAGCAAGCGCAGTTACTCAAGAGAGACGGCAACTCATACTTCAAGAAAGATCGTATTGGAGTCGCCATTGATACTTATACAGAG GCAATTACGCTATGCCCAAATGTTCCTATGTATTTGATGAATCGTGCTTTGTGTCATCGCAAGCGGAA ttGTTGTTCGCAGGCTCCCTTCTTCTACTTCCTAGCAAGATTTGAAG GATCATATGCGAAAAGCTGGTGA
- the LOC126721810 gene encoding receptor-like protein EIX2 isoform X2 yields MIDYNHTVVVFLLLSLGIFKLGSCTENQSQINYVTVKRIQSEREALVSFKNGVNDTPGKLSSWVGEDYCQWKGVECDYKSGHVIKLNLSNPAGRCRHYDYNYEGRVTETGRCPHCNTPPKRCCFYSMRSSLDGDVKASLSGDENASFSGKISPYLGNLSSLRYLNLEGHYDLSTKNLDWVSSLSSLEYLYMGKVKINHTKGDWLHAINMLPSLQELSLCSCQLEHLPSSLTFLNFSSLEVLDLSYNSFNTSIPQWLFNLTSLTKLDLTFSNQGGKILDSFGRLGNLQYLYLGGNRFYGSIPASIGNLSSLNELDLSYNQMNGTIPESFGQLSELANLYLLENSWDGVITEAQLMNLTSLEEFMLTTNKNQPLVFNVTHNWFSPFTLKSLHLESCIIGPKFPSWLQVQSELTHVTLKNVGIIGIIPEDWFFMISPQLTHLDLSNNQIKGNLLHQLVFPNVTKLFLQSNLLSGPIPSNINDLMPNLQYLDLSDNHLYGKIPLSISKIKYLNILVLRKNNLSGELPYHWNESQIDLRVVDVSYNNLCGKIPSSMGFLGNLSILVLSNNNLSGEIPSSLQNCSLVSIDFGGNKLSGNLPSWLESDIFMLRLRSNLFSGIIPRKWCNLYKLGILDLAQNNLSGHIPDCLNNFTAMVDYNNSGYKSVENYTEKAHIVTKGREYEYDRILQFVTCIDLSGNSLTGGIPINITSLTRLGTLNLSMNHLTGNIPKNIENLRWLETLDLSNNSLSGPIPESMSSLTSLAHLNLSFNNLTGRIPSGNQLQTLNDVTIYKGNPSLCGSPLLTKCPGDETSDGPTIIRVDDKQGGDDYERIWFYASIGIGFVVGFWSVCGTLLLKKSWRHCYFHFCDDIKDRIALLIALKVVHLKRKFGLEKN; encoded by the exons ATGATTGATTACAATCATACTGTTGttgtatttcttcttttgtcCTTGGGGATATTCAAACTGGGTTCATGCACTGAAAATCAGAGTCAGATTAATTATGTGACAGTGAAACGCATCCAAAGTGAAAGAGAAGCACTTGTCAGCTTCAAGAATGGCGTAAATGATACTCCAG GTAAGCTTTCTTCATGGGTCGGTGAAGATTACTGCCAATGGAAAGGCGTAGAGTGCGACTACAAATCAGGTCATGTTATCAAGCTCAATCTTAGCAACCCAGCTGGACGCTGCAGGCACTATGATTATAATTACGAAGGAAGAGTCACTGAAACCGGTCGGTGTCCACATTGCAATACTCCACCGAAGAGATGTTGTTTTTATTCCATGCGTAGCTCATTGGACG GGGATGTTAAAGCATCTCTTTCAGGGGATGAAAATGCATCTTTTTCAGGGAAGATTAGTCCTTATCTCGGCAATCTGTCGAGCCTGAGGTATCTTAACCTTGAAGGACACTACGATTTGTCTACCAAAAATTTGGATTGGGTCTCAAGTCTCTCTTCTTTAGAGTACCTGTATATGGGGAAAGTGAAGATCAATCATACCAAAGGAGATTGGCTTCATGCAATTAACATGCTTCCTTCCCTTCAGGAGTTAAGTTTATGTTCATGTCAGCTTGAACACTTACCATCTTCCCTTACTTTCCTTAATTTCTCCTCTCTTGAAGTCCTCGATTTATCATACAACTCATTTAACACCTCCATACCTCAGTGGTTGTTTAATCTTACGAGCCTTACAAAACTTGATTTGACTTTTAGCAATCAAGGAGGAAAAATCCTTGATTCATTTGGGAGACTTGGAAACTTGCAATACCTCTATCTTGGTGGTAACCGTTTCTATGGTTCAATTCCAGCTTCTATTGGCAATTTGTCATCCTTGAATGAGTTGGACCTCTCATATAATCAGATGAATGGAACCATTCCAGAAAGTTTTGGGCAACTCTCAGAGCTAGCCAATTTGTATCTCCTAGAAAACTCTTGGGATGGTGTCATAACAGAAGCCCAATTGATGAATCTCACAAGCCTAGAAGAGTTTATGCTAACAACTAATAAAAATCAGCCTCTAGTTTTCAATGTGACACACAACTGGTTTTCTCCTTTCACCCTTAAATCTCTTCATCTAGAAAGTTGTATCATTGGCCCCAAATTTCCTTCTTGGCTTCAAGTTCAAAGTGAGCTTACCCATGTCACCCTAAAAAACGTTGGAATCATAGGCATTATCCCTGAGGATTGGTTCTTTATGATATCTCCTCAACTCACCCACTTAGATCTATCCAACAATCAGATAAAAGGGAACTTGCTGCACCAATTAGTATTTCCAAATGTGACTAAGCTATTTCTGCAAAGCAATTTGCTTTCAGGCCCTATCCCATCAAATATTAATGATCTAATGCCAAACTTGCAATATTTAGATCTTTCAGATAACCATCTCTATGGTAAAATTCCTTTGTCCatatcaaaaatcaaatatcTTAATATTCTTGTCCTCAGGAAAAATAATCTTTCAGGGGAGCTCCCTTATCATTGGAATGAGTCACAAATAGATTTGCGCGTTGTGGATGTTTCATACAACAACTTATGTGGAAAAATTCCGAGCTCAATGGGTTTCTTAGGAAACCTTTCAATATTAGTGTTGAGCAACAACAATCTTAGTGGAGAAATTCCTTCTTCCTTGCAAAATTGTTCTCTTGTGAGCATTGATTTTGGGGGGAATAAGCTCTCGGGGAATCTTCCATCATGGTTAGAATCAGACATCTTCATGCTACGCCTACGATCAAACCTATTCAGTGGAATCATCCCTCGAAAATGGTGCAATCTTTATAAACTTGGCATCCTAGATCTTGCACAAAATAATCTCTCTGGGCACATTCCAGATTGTTTGAACAATTTTACTGCTATGGTTGATTACAACAACTCTGGGTACAAGTCTGTTGAGAACTATACAGAGAAAGCACACATAGTGACAAAAGGAAGAGAGTATGAATATGATCGCATTCTCCAATTTGTTACCTGCATTGATCTTTCAGGGAATAGTTTGACTGGAGGAATTCCTATTAACATAACAAGCCTCACAAGATTGGGTACACTGAACTTGTCAATGAATCATCTAACCGGAAACATTCCCAAGAATATTGAAAACTTGCGATGGTTGGAAACACTTGATCTCTCAAACAATAGTCTTTCCGGACCTATTCCTGAAAGCATGTCGTCTTTGACTTCCTTAGCACACTTGAACTTGTCTTTTAACAACTTGACAGGAAGAATCCCATCTGGTAATCAACTCCAAACACTAAATGATGTAACCATATACAAGGGAAACCCTTCATTGTGTGGGTCTCCTCTTCTGACCAAATGCCCAGGAGATGAAACATCTGATGGCCCAACTATTATCAGAGTTGATGACAAACAAGGTGGAGATGATTATGAAAGGATATGGTTTTATGCTAGCATCGGAATCGGTTTTGTTGTAGGATTTTGGAGTGTTTGTGGCACCCTACTATTGAAGAAGTCATGGAGGCACTGTTACTTTCATTTCTGTGATGACATCAAAGATAGGATAGCATTGCTAATTGCATTGAAAGTAGTTCATTTGAAAAGGAAATTTGGGctagaaaaaaattga
- the LOC126721810 gene encoding receptor-like protein EIX2 isoform X1 yields the protein MIDYNHTVVVFLLLSLGIFKLGSCTENQSQINYVTVKRIQSEREALVSFKNGVNDTPDFPGKLSSWVGEDYCQWKGVECDYKSGHVIKLNLSNPAGRCRHYDYNYEGRVTETGRCPHCNTPPKRCCFYSMRSSLDGDVKASLSGDENASFSGKISPYLGNLSSLRYLNLEGHYDLSTKNLDWVSSLSSLEYLYMGKVKINHTKGDWLHAINMLPSLQELSLCSCQLEHLPSSLTFLNFSSLEVLDLSYNSFNTSIPQWLFNLTSLTKLDLTFSNQGGKILDSFGRLGNLQYLYLGGNRFYGSIPASIGNLSSLNELDLSYNQMNGTIPESFGQLSELANLYLLENSWDGVITEAQLMNLTSLEEFMLTTNKNQPLVFNVTHNWFSPFTLKSLHLESCIIGPKFPSWLQVQSELTHVTLKNVGIIGIIPEDWFFMISPQLTHLDLSNNQIKGNLLHQLVFPNVTKLFLQSNLLSGPIPSNINDLMPNLQYLDLSDNHLYGKIPLSISKIKYLNILVLRKNNLSGELPYHWNESQIDLRVVDVSYNNLCGKIPSSMGFLGNLSILVLSNNNLSGEIPSSLQNCSLVSIDFGGNKLSGNLPSWLESDIFMLRLRSNLFSGIIPRKWCNLYKLGILDLAQNNLSGHIPDCLNNFTAMVDYNNSGYKSVENYTEKAHIVTKGREYEYDRILQFVTCIDLSGNSLTGGIPINITSLTRLGTLNLSMNHLTGNIPKNIENLRWLETLDLSNNSLSGPIPESMSSLTSLAHLNLSFNNLTGRIPSGNQLQTLNDVTIYKGNPSLCGSPLLTKCPGDETSDGPTIIRVDDKQGGDDYERIWFYASIGIGFVVGFWSVCGTLLLKKSWRHCYFHFCDDIKDRIALLIALKVVHLKRKFGLEKN from the exons ATGATTGATTACAATCATACTGTTGttgtatttcttcttttgtcCTTGGGGATATTCAAACTGGGTTCATGCACTGAAAATCAGAGTCAGATTAATTATGTGACAGTGAAACGCATCCAAAGTGAAAGAGAAGCACTTGTCAGCTTCAAGAATGGCGTAAATGATACTCCAG ATTTTCCAGGTAAGCTTTCTTCATGGGTCGGTGAAGATTACTGCCAATGGAAAGGCGTAGAGTGCGACTACAAATCAGGTCATGTTATCAAGCTCAATCTTAGCAACCCAGCTGGACGCTGCAGGCACTATGATTATAATTACGAAGGAAGAGTCACTGAAACCGGTCGGTGTCCACATTGCAATACTCCACCGAAGAGATGTTGTTTTTATTCCATGCGTAGCTCATTGGACG GGGATGTTAAAGCATCTCTTTCAGGGGATGAAAATGCATCTTTTTCAGGGAAGATTAGTCCTTATCTCGGCAATCTGTCGAGCCTGAGGTATCTTAACCTTGAAGGACACTACGATTTGTCTACCAAAAATTTGGATTGGGTCTCAAGTCTCTCTTCTTTAGAGTACCTGTATATGGGGAAAGTGAAGATCAATCATACCAAAGGAGATTGGCTTCATGCAATTAACATGCTTCCTTCCCTTCAGGAGTTAAGTTTATGTTCATGTCAGCTTGAACACTTACCATCTTCCCTTACTTTCCTTAATTTCTCCTCTCTTGAAGTCCTCGATTTATCATACAACTCATTTAACACCTCCATACCTCAGTGGTTGTTTAATCTTACGAGCCTTACAAAACTTGATTTGACTTTTAGCAATCAAGGAGGAAAAATCCTTGATTCATTTGGGAGACTTGGAAACTTGCAATACCTCTATCTTGGTGGTAACCGTTTCTATGGTTCAATTCCAGCTTCTATTGGCAATTTGTCATCCTTGAATGAGTTGGACCTCTCATATAATCAGATGAATGGAACCATTCCAGAAAGTTTTGGGCAACTCTCAGAGCTAGCCAATTTGTATCTCCTAGAAAACTCTTGGGATGGTGTCATAACAGAAGCCCAATTGATGAATCTCACAAGCCTAGAAGAGTTTATGCTAACAACTAATAAAAATCAGCCTCTAGTTTTCAATGTGACACACAACTGGTTTTCTCCTTTCACCCTTAAATCTCTTCATCTAGAAAGTTGTATCATTGGCCCCAAATTTCCTTCTTGGCTTCAAGTTCAAAGTGAGCTTACCCATGTCACCCTAAAAAACGTTGGAATCATAGGCATTATCCCTGAGGATTGGTTCTTTATGATATCTCCTCAACTCACCCACTTAGATCTATCCAACAATCAGATAAAAGGGAACTTGCTGCACCAATTAGTATTTCCAAATGTGACTAAGCTATTTCTGCAAAGCAATTTGCTTTCAGGCCCTATCCCATCAAATATTAATGATCTAATGCCAAACTTGCAATATTTAGATCTTTCAGATAACCATCTCTATGGTAAAATTCCTTTGTCCatatcaaaaatcaaatatcTTAATATTCTTGTCCTCAGGAAAAATAATCTTTCAGGGGAGCTCCCTTATCATTGGAATGAGTCACAAATAGATTTGCGCGTTGTGGATGTTTCATACAACAACTTATGTGGAAAAATTCCGAGCTCAATGGGTTTCTTAGGAAACCTTTCAATATTAGTGTTGAGCAACAACAATCTTAGTGGAGAAATTCCTTCTTCCTTGCAAAATTGTTCTCTTGTGAGCATTGATTTTGGGGGGAATAAGCTCTCGGGGAATCTTCCATCATGGTTAGAATCAGACATCTTCATGCTACGCCTACGATCAAACCTATTCAGTGGAATCATCCCTCGAAAATGGTGCAATCTTTATAAACTTGGCATCCTAGATCTTGCACAAAATAATCTCTCTGGGCACATTCCAGATTGTTTGAACAATTTTACTGCTATGGTTGATTACAACAACTCTGGGTACAAGTCTGTTGAGAACTATACAGAGAAAGCACACATAGTGACAAAAGGAAGAGAGTATGAATATGATCGCATTCTCCAATTTGTTACCTGCATTGATCTTTCAGGGAATAGTTTGACTGGAGGAATTCCTATTAACATAACAAGCCTCACAAGATTGGGTACACTGAACTTGTCAATGAATCATCTAACCGGAAACATTCCCAAGAATATTGAAAACTTGCGATGGTTGGAAACACTTGATCTCTCAAACAATAGTCTTTCCGGACCTATTCCTGAAAGCATGTCGTCTTTGACTTCCTTAGCACACTTGAACTTGTCTTTTAACAACTTGACAGGAAGAATCCCATCTGGTAATCAACTCCAAACACTAAATGATGTAACCATATACAAGGGAAACCCTTCATTGTGTGGGTCTCCTCTTCTGACCAAATGCCCAGGAGATGAAACATCTGATGGCCCAACTATTATCAGAGTTGATGACAAACAAGGTGGAGATGATTATGAAAGGATATGGTTTTATGCTAGCATCGGAATCGGTTTTGTTGTAGGATTTTGGAGTGTTTGTGGCACCCTACTATTGAAGAAGTCATGGAGGCACTGTTACTTTCATTTCTGTGATGACATCAAAGATAGGATAGCATTGCTAATTGCATTGAAAGTAGTTCATTTGAAAAGGAAATTTGGGctagaaaaaaattga